A region from the Lolium perenne isolate Kyuss_39 chromosome 4, Kyuss_2.0, whole genome shotgun sequence genome encodes:
- the LOC127294619 gene encoding uncharacterized protein — protein sequence MRPLSRLGVGLTVVSALLLLALAAELYYLLVHKRRQRRRAAAISDAASSPSSSSRELLQLFCFKKTPALASTTYAQEPRAGDAEADHEDDDDDDDGDDTVEGQLMRLGSLVGPSRLLFTIKEETKEDLESADGRSRCGRSRSLGDLLHCPETPFLTPASSPLPPAMERSYNPLFESPAASPTTIAKSPPPKLQFLKDAEEKLYRRALEEEAKRAARGSPSPVAGEEDGGYITIVVGKNTRVIPLPSPPRTS from the coding sequence ATGCGACCTTTGAGCAGGCTAGGCGTCGGGCTCACGGTGgtgtcggcgctcctcctcctcgcgctcGCCGCCGAGCTCTACTACCTCCTCGTGCAcaagcgccgccagcgccgccgtgCCGCCGCCATCTCCGACGCGGCCTCCTCGCCGTCGTCCTCCTCGCGCGAGCTGCTCCAGCTCTTCTGCTTCAAGAAGACGCCGGCGCTCGCGTCCACCACCTACGCGCAGGAGCCGCGCGCCGGCGATGCCGAGGCCGACcacgaggatgacgacgacgacgacgacggcgacgacacgGTCGAGGGGCAGCTCATGCGGCTGGGCAGCCTCGTCGGCCCGTCGCGGCTGCTCTTCACCATCAAGGAGGAGACCAAGGAGGACCTCGAGTCCGCCGACGGCCGGAGCAGGTGCGGGAGGAGCCGGAGCCTCGGCGACCTGCTGCATTGCCCGGAGACGCCGTTCCTCACGCCGGCCTCCTCGCCCctcccgccggcgatggagaggtCGTACAACCCCCTGTTCGAGTCTCCGGCCGCGAGCCCTACCACCATCGCCAAGTCACCGCCGCCCAAGCTCCAGTTCCTCAAGGACGCGGAGGAGAAGCTGTACCGGCGGGCGCTGGAAGAGGAGGCTAAGAGGGCGGCGCGGGGGTCGCCGTCGCCGGTGGCCGGCGAGGAGGACGGCGGGTACATCACCATCGTGGTGGGGAAGAACACCCGGGTCATCCCCTTGCCTTCGCCTCCCCGTACCTCTTGA